ccgctgtctctccccattcccagtccctgacccctctctccccattcccagtccccattcccagttcccattcccagtccccccagtttcCCACTTCCtgtcccagtccccccagttcccagtccctGACCGCTgtctctccccattcccagttcccattcccagtccccccagttcccattcccattcccattcccattcccagtccccattcccagttcccattcccattcccagtccccattcccagttcccattcccagtcccagttcccattcccatccccattcccattccctgaccGCTGTCTCTCCCCAGCCACGCCTCGGACGTTCTGGAGACCTCAGGCTGGAAGTCCATGGTGGTGTCACACCCGCACCTGGTGGCCGAGGCGTACCGCTCGCTGGCCTCGGCACAGTGTCCCTTCCTGGGCCCGCCCCGCAAGCGCCTCAAGCAATCCTAAACTGCTCCCTGAGCCGAGCTTAGCGCTGCGCCTGAGAGCAGCGGGGACAGCCCGGCCTGTGCTCGGGCCAGGACTCTGCTCGGACAGCTCGGCCTGTGCTCGGACAGCCCGGCCTGTGCTCGGGCCAGGACTCTGCTCGGACAGCCCGGCCTGTGCTCGGGCCAGGACTCTGCTCGGACAGCCCGGCCTGTGCTCGGACAGCCCGGCCTGTGCTCGGGCCAGGACTCTGCTCGGACAACCCGGCCTCTGCTTGGGCCCGGCCTGTGCTCGGACAGCCCGGCCTCTGCTCGGACAGCTCGGCCTCTGCTCGGACAGCCCGGCCTCTGCTCGGACAGCCCGGCCTGTGCTCGGGCCCGGACTCTGCTCGGACAGCCCGGCCTGTGCTCGGACAGCCCGGCCTGTGCTCGGACAGCTCGGCCTGTGCTCGGACAGCTCGGCCTGTGCTCGGGCCAGGACTCTGCTCGGACAGCCCGGCCTGTGCTCGGGCCGGGACTCTGCTTGgacagcccagcctgtgctcGGGCCCGGCCTGTGCTCGGACAGCCCGGCCTGTGCTCGGACAGCCCGGCCTGTGCTCGGGCCCGGCCTGTGCTCGGGCCCGGACTCTGCTCGGACAGCCCGGCCTGTGCTCGGGCCCGGACTCCGGACTCTGTCCCACAGCGCCGAGAAACTTTGGGGAAAGGGGGGAGGGTGGGCTCGGGGCTGCGCCGTTCCTGTGTCTGTGTTGTTCCCCTGCACCCCTGAGCTGGGACCGGCGCGGGGGCTCGGCCTGAGCCCGGCTTaggggctgagcctgagcctaggcctgagcctgagcctgtcccggggctgggggctgagcccgagcctgagcctggcctgggggctgagcctgccctgggggctgagcctgagcctgagcctgtccctggggctgagcctgggcctgagcctggcccagggctgggactgagCCTGGCTCGGGTCtggggggcagggagaaaaTCCCACCCGGAGAGGAGCTCCAGGAGGATCGATGGCAAAAAAACTTGGGTTAAAAAGGGTG
This Catharus ustulatus isolate bCatUst1 chromosome 23, bCatUst1.pri.v2, whole genome shotgun sequence DNA region includes the following protein-coding sequences:
- the LOC117006247 gene encoding myosin light chain kinase 2, skeletal/cardiac muscle-like; its protein translation is MERSLLPSPRAGPSSGVQGNNTDTGTAQPRAHPPPFPQSFSALWDRVRSPGPSTGRAVRAESGPEHRPGPSTGRAVRAQAGLSEQSPGPSTGRAVRAQAELSEHRPGCPSTGRAVRAESGPEHRPGCPSRGRAVRAEAELSEQRPGCPSTGRAQAEAGLSEQSPGPSTGRAVRAQAGLSEQSPGPSTGRAVRAESWPEHRPGCPSTGRAVRAESWPEHRPGCPRCSQAQR